The DNA sequence ATATACATCAGCGCAGACTCCCTATAACCTGCTGTACCTCTTTTGGTAAGAGGTGATCTGTTTTTCCGTTAAACTTTAAAAGATTCCTGACAATAGAAGAACTGATAAAAGCATGTTTGAGTTTTGGCATCAAATAGACTGTTTCTATGTTTTCATCAAGGGAGTTGTTGAGATAGCCGAGTTGCAACTCGTATTCAAAGTCACTTACAGCACGAAGCCCTCGTATAAGCACCCTTGCATCATGTTCGTGTGCCAGATCTATAGTAAGGTTGTTAAAACCTGTAACACGGACATCTTTGATGTCTTTGACGGCAATTTCGACCATTTTTATTCTTTGCTCGAGGCTAAACATGGGATTTTTGTCTTTTGACTGAGCAACAGCGACAATCACTTCATCAAATAAATTTTTTGCACGTTCGATAATATCAAAATGTCCATTTGTTATCGGATCAAATGTCCCCGGGTATAAAGCGATTTTACGACTCTTCAATTTGCCACCTTTTATATAAACTGTTTTCAATTTCCAGTAAATCAAACCATTTGCCAATGAGAAAATTTTCCATTTCATCAAGTGTCTGCTGCTTTGAATAATATGCCATAACAGGCGGCGCAATAATGATGCCCAGGCTTGCAAGTTTATGCATATTCTCTAAATTAATGGCAGAAAAAGGCATCTCTCTCGGTGCTAAAATAAGCTTTTTCTGTTCTTTGATTACAACTGCAGCGCACCGTGTAATCAAGTTGTCCGAAATTCCACAGGCTATTTTTGCCAGTGTATTCATAGAACACGGTGCGATAATCATAGCATCAACCCCAAAAGAGCCTGATGCAACAGAGGCTGCAATGTTTTTATTATTATGGGCAGTGACATTACTCATTTCATGTACAAGTACTTTTTCTGAATTTTCTGTCATGATAAAATGTTTTTCAACAGATTCAGGAAGAAGCTGAATGATTTTCAGACCAAGGTTCACACCACTGGCCCCACTGCTTGCAACTACTATTTTTCTTTTTTTCATTGTACCTCTGCTTTGTTCTTTCCGGTTATAACAACTCTTATTTTTTTTCCATTTCTCTTTATAACACTGACAGTGTCTCCAAGTCTTCCGTTTTGAAGTGCTTTTGCAGAAAAATAGATATGTATTGCATTGTTGTTAAAATTAACACTAACACTCGAGCCGCGTTTGACTAAAAACAAACCGACAACATCTCTTTTTGTTATAATATTACCTGCTTGAATGTTGTGCTTACTTTGGTAGTGCTTTACATGTAAACCCTCTAAAGGCATCGCTTTGAATTTATCCAGTATTATACTCTTTTTTTGTGTATTTATATTGGTGAGTTCATTATCTTTTTTGATGTTTTTTCTGGCAAACAAAATGGAAACAGTGGCTAAAATTTTATATTTAAAAAATATTTTTTTATTATCATCTGTTTTTATATATAAAATGCTCTTGTTGGACAAGTGTGCTTTGGTGCTAAAATGAACAGTGTAGC is a window from the Sulfurimonas hydrogeniphila genome containing:
- the coaD gene encoding pantetheine-phosphate adenylyltransferase; its protein translation is MKSRKIALYPGTFDPITNGHFDIIERAKNLFDEVIVAVAQSKDKNPMFSLEQRIKMVEIAVKDIKDVRVTGFNNLTIDLAHEHDARVLIRGLRAVSDFEYELQLGYLNNSLDENIETVYLMPKLKHAFISSSIVRNLLKFNGKTDHLLPKEVQQVIGSLR
- a CDS encoding UbiX family flavin prenyltransferase, coding for MKKRKIVVASSGASGVNLGLKIIQLLPESVEKHFIMTENSEKVLVHEMSNVTAHNNKNIAASVASGSFGVDAMIIAPCSMNTLAKIACGISDNLITRCAAVVIKEQKKLILAPREMPFSAINLENMHKLASLGIIIAPPVMAYYSKQQTLDEMENFLIGKWFDLLEIENSLYKRWQIEES
- the flgA gene encoding flagellar basal body P-ring formation chaperone FlgA; translation: MLFLKIILLLISFSTIFAANTLRSNYYIKNDFIMLSDIVPVSKKNDRKLFDIDKNRHSKRIQKKELLKILHKSGFDNFTSKHSYIQFTKKSPINTTYIKNSIKKHYKEKYKNIKISTITLFPTHYMEELPKRYTVHFSTKAHLSNKSILYIKTDDNKKIFFKYKILATVSILFARKNIKKDNELTNINTQKKSIILDKFKAMPLEGLHVKHYQSKHNIQAGNIITKRDVVGLFLVKRGSSVSVNFNNNAIHIYFSAKALQNGRLGDTVSVIKRNGKKIRVVITGKNKAEVQ